A stretch of the Streptomyces ortus genome encodes the following:
- a CDS encoding response regulator transcription factor translates to MPRDHRPAKSVRVLLAEDQGMMRGALALLLGLEADIEVVAQVGTGDAIVGAALESRPDVALLDIDLPGISGLDAAALLREETPDCRVLILTTFGRPGYLRRAMEAGAAGFLVKDGPVEELAQAIRRVLTGETVIDPALAAAALGAGPNPLTTRECDVLKASADGATVADIAAKLHLSESTVRNYLSSAIGKTATRNRMEAMREARHQGWL, encoded by the coding sequence ATGCCCCGGGATCATCGGCCTGCCAAGTCCGTTCGTGTGCTGCTCGCCGAGGATCAGGGGATGATGCGGGGCGCGTTGGCGCTGCTGCTCGGGCTTGAGGCGGACATCGAGGTGGTGGCGCAGGTCGGCACCGGCGACGCCATCGTGGGGGCGGCCCTGGAATCCCGGCCCGACGTCGCACTGCTGGACATCGACCTGCCCGGCATCAGCGGTCTCGACGCCGCCGCGCTGTTGCGCGAGGAGACGCCTGACTGCCGCGTGCTGATCCTCACCACCTTCGGCCGGCCCGGTTACCTGCGGCGGGCCATGGAAGCGGGCGCCGCGGGCTTCCTCGTCAAGGACGGGCCCGTGGAGGAGCTGGCGCAGGCGATCCGCCGGGTGCTGACCGGGGAGACCGTCATCGACCCGGCGCTCGCCGCTGCCGCGCTGGGTGCCGGGCCGAACCCGCTCACCACCCGTGAGTGCGATGTGCTGAAGGCCTCGGCGGACGGGGCGACGGTCGCCGACATCGCGGCCAAGCTGCACCTCTCCGAGTCGACCGTCCGCAACTACCTCAGCTCCGCGATCGGCAAGACGGCGACCCGCAACCGTATGGAGGCCATGCGGGAGGCCCGCCACCAGGGGTGGCTGTAG